In Ooceraea biroi isolate clonal line C1 chromosome 14, Obir_v5.4, whole genome shotgun sequence, the genomic window AAataattacagaaattattttatttatcagtattatattatatttgcattattttattatcattatgcacaaatgttattattatttctgttatcTGTTTTTGTgtctaaataaattcttattaattaattctaaattaagtcaaaataattcttattaatttatctacATATTAATGTTACCTTGATATGATTTTTGCCGTTATAACATCACAAGGCTCGGACAACGCGACGAAGTCGCCGAAGCTGGACATGCGGTCGGCTCCCCGTGCACGAGCGTAGGCGGTCGCCAAAGGCGTCAGTTGATCGAAGAGATCGTCCACCTGGCACAGCTTCGCCTGCGTGCTGTCCAGTGGCACGCCGACCGCTGCACCAGCGGGGCTGACGTGCTTGAAGGAAGTCGCTGCCGGCAGGCTCAAAGCGGACTTCAACTCCTTCACCAGCTGGTAACCGTTCAGTGCGTCGCACAGGTTGATGAAACCCGGCGATCCGTTCAGCACGGTCAACGGCAGTTTCTCCAGGGTGGTGAATATCTGCGCGGGTTTCTGATGCGGATTCATGCCGTAACGGAGCGTGAGCTGGGAGGCTCCGGCACTGTACTGCTTGCGGAAGTAATCGGAGATGGCATTGTCGTACTCAGCGGTGTGAGTGAACGCTTTCAGAGCTAAAGTTTGCCTGAAAGTCGCGAGAGTTGCTACGTTGAAAGAGTCTCTACGACCTTGTATTATCACGCACTTCAGAATTGCCGTATCTCACGAACTTACCTAGTTTGCAGGGAGGTGTTCTTGTCAGCAGCGCCCTCCATTTCTTTGATGACCCTGTCGTAATCAGCGGGGTCACAGATAACAGTAACTCTGTTATGATTCTTGGCTGCGGCACGTAATAAAGTTACACCACCAATATCGATGTTCTCGATTGCAGTCTCGACCGTTACATACGGCTTCGAAATGGTATTTATGAAGGGATAGAGATTGCAGACCACCACTTGGATCAGATCGTACTTCTGTTTCTTGAGATCTTGAGCGTCGGAGTCGGTCAATCGGGCGAGAATACctatcaataaaaaaagtaagagTGCAgaagtatatattaaaattaatcacaTGTAAAAATCcacacataaaattattacacgtatattgcatttttatcatttttagccaaataatacatttgtaGATAcggataatataaaagataaaatgtgGTACGAAAGTTTCAACAGTAATTATTCTTACCGGCATGGACAGCTGGGTGTAGAGTCTTTACACGTCCACCTAGCATCTCAGGTGCTCCTGTGATGTCGGAAACATCTCGTACAGGTAGATTAGCATCTCTCAACGCTTGTGCGGTGCCTCCGGAGGCAATCAATG contains:
- the LOC113563366 gene encoding bifunctional purine biosynthesis protein PURH-like; protein product: MPANKLALLSVSDKTNLLPLAKKLNELGLTLIASGGTAQALRDANLPVRDVSDITGAPEMLGGRVKTLHPAVHAGILARLTDSDAQDLKKQKYDLIQVVVCNLYPFINTISKPYVTVETAIENIDIGGVTLLRAAAKNHNRVTVICDPADYDRVIKEMEGAADKNTSLQTRQTLALKAFTHTAEYDNAISDYFRKQYSAGASQLTLRYGMNPHQKPAQIFTTLEKLPLTVLNGSPGFINLCDALNGYQLVKELKSALSLPAATSFKHVSPAGAAVGVPLDSTQAKLCQVDDLFDQLTPLATAYARARGADRMSSFGDFVALSEPCDVITAKIISREVSDGIIAPGYSPEALEILKKKKSGGYCVLQIDPSYVPSPLERKTLYGLVMEQKRNDAVIDRSMFANVVTARSKALSEDAIRDLIVATITVKYTQSNSVCYAKDGQVIGTGAGQQSRIHCTRLAGDKADNWWLRQHPKVTGMKFKKGVKRADISNAIDNYVNGSIGKDMDEATWAAMYEEIPEKLSESDRVTWIKKLNNVALSSDAFFPFRDNVDRARLSGVKYIGSPAGSTNDAAIIEACNEHNIVLVHTAFRLFHH